Below is a genomic region from Acidobacteriota bacterium.
GGCCAGCTACGGCAGCTATAACTCTACCGACGATCAGCTCAGCTTCGGCAGTCATACCGACCGCTTCGCCTACTATACGAGCCTGAACGGTAACCGGACCGATTTGGGACTGGAGACTCCCACATCGAAGGTGCTTCACGATCGCGCGAACGGCTTTGGGGCTTTTACGTCATTGATCTTCAATTCCACGCCGTCCGATCAGTTGCGCTTCGTGGGCTCAGCGCGGCAGGACCACTATCAGGTGCCGAACGATACCGATCTACAGGCGGCGCTGATCAGCGATCGCGAACGCGAGCAGGATGCATTTGGGAACTTTTCCTGGATTCATACCTGGTCGCCCAACCTGGTGCTCACCGCCACGCCTTTTTACCACTTCAATCGCGCTGCGTTCGAGGGCGGACCCAATGATGTGCCCAGCACCATCGTGAATCGCGCCTCGAACTATGCGGGCGGACAGTTGTCGGTAAGCGCGGTTTACGGGAAGCACAACGCGAGCGCCGGCATTTATGGGTTTGGACAGCACGACAACACGCAATTCGGATTAATTGCCAATGACGGCAGCGGCGACGACATCGCAGCGCGCGATTCCGTCAGCGGCCAACTGGAAGCGCTTTTTCTGCAGGATCAATTCAAGCTCACATCATGGCTTACGTTGAACGGCGGAGTCCGGCTCACACACTTCGCCGGGGCCATCAGTGAGAACGCCGCCGATCCGCGTCTGGGAATGGCGATCCGCCTGCCACATCTCAACTGGGTGCTGCGCGTAAGTTATAGTCGCTACTACCAGGCGCCGCCGCTCTCGACAATCTCAGGTCCGCTGCTCGAGTTTGCCACAGCAGAAAACCTTGGATTCTTGCCTCTCAAAGGAGAAAGAGACGAACAGCACGAATTTGGACTAACAATTCCGATCCGATCCTGGACCGCTGACGTCGCCTACTTCCGCACCGGAGCGCGAAACTTCTTTGATCACGATGTAATCGGCGATTCCAATATCTTTTTTCCTCTCACCATCGATCACGTTCGCATTCGCGGTCTTGAAACCACCGTGCGCTCTCCGCGGGTGTTCAAACGGGTAGATTTTCACCTTGCATACTCGCATCAATCGGCCGAAGCCACCGGGGGAGTTACCGGAGGGCTGACCGACTTCAGTCCGCCTCCAGACAGCTTTTTCTATCTCGACCATGACCAGCGCGACACTCTGAGCACCGGGCTTACGACCACCATGAAGTGGCGGAGCTGGTTATCGGCGAACTTCACCTACGGCTCAGGATTCCTGAATGGCAACGGGCCAGACCATCTGTCCAGCTATCGGACTATCGACCTCTCGCTCGGCAAATCGTTCGGAGAGAGTTGGTCAGCGAAGGTGAGCGCCATGAATCTGACCAACAAGCGCTACTTCATCGACCTGAGCAACACGTTTGGCGGATCACACTTCGCCAATCCAAGGGAGATCTCGCTACAGGTGAAATATAGGTTCCATTATTAGGAAAGGTAGAGACGCAGCATGCTGCGTCTTGACGATGCACCGAAATAATTCAGCGAGCATGGCACTGAGGATCATCGTCGTGGAGACGCAGCATGCTGCGTTTCTACGCCAGCTTCGTGACCTTGCTTTTCCTCTCGTGACCTTCGTGTTCGCTCTTTCCTTGGTTGGCTGCGGCAAAAAGCCTGAGGCCCATCACTACGCGCTGCACGGCAGGATCATATCCGTCGACAAGCTCGGGCACGAGCTGATCATCGATCACGATGCCATTCCCGGCTTCATGGAAGCGATGACCATGCCATATCCGGTCGCTGACAATGCGATGCTCGAGCAGGTTGGTCCTGGAGATGAAATCCGCGCCGATCTGAAAGTCGAAGATGAGCATATCGCGATCGACAAGCTTGAGGTTGTCAAGAAGGCAGCCCCCGGCAGCGCTCCCGTTCCCAAGCCAATGCACGTTCCCACAACGGGAGAGCAGGCGCCGGGCGCCCCACTCATCGCGGTGTTCGATGAGTGGTTTATCCAGAAGGTCTCGCCTATAATTCGCCGCGTGCCGCGCGATCTGATTTGAATCGACGGTTTTCACGACTACCACTACATCACCTGCAGTTGTTATCAAAGAAAGCCCTTCATGGGATCTGTGTATGCGCGAGATGTCTTTGTAGAGGTATTCGATAGAGTGCGCGCGACCGATGCTAAAACAAGATCCAAACCAAGGAGGTCCACGCTTCGCCTTTGCGCACCCTGCGAAAACCACGCAGAGTGCGGCACCCACTTCCTGGGTATCGCAAGGAGGAAATTGAGAAGCCGCGAAGGGCACGCGACCCGCCCCGTTGCAAAAGCGTCCTGAGCGGACGCAGCTATAATCCTCCCGCATTCCAACTTGGGAGTTCTTGTGTGTCAAATCCGATTAAGACAATCGTCTTCTGGCTGGTAATC
It encodes:
- a CDS encoding TonB-dependent receptor — protein: MRKLFLFILLFIPSLNFASVFGVVKGIVHDPQHRPIAKARVLLKSATSDWKSETTTNDAGQFLFQTVPLGDYEVTVESPGFARRIATITVTAGDAQDLHFQLAIAKVQETVNVTGEVAAVNPSSSTTETMIGRHEILATPGADQANSLAMITNYVPGAYMAHDQLHIRGGHQVTWAIDGVPVPNTNIAGNVGPQFDPKDIDYLEAERGGISADYGDRTYGVFNVVTRSGFERNKEAELVASYGSYNSTDDQLSFGSHTDRFAYYTSLNGNRTDLGLETPTSKVLHDRANGFGAFTSLIFNSTPSDQLRFVGSARQDHYQVPNDTDLQAALISDREREQDAFGNFSWIHTWSPNLVLTATPFYHFNRAAFEGGPNDVPSTIVNRASNYAGGQLSVSAVYGKHNASAGIYGFGQHDNTQFGLIANDGSGDDIAARDSVSGQLEALFLQDQFKLTSWLTLNGGVRLTHFAGAISENAADPRLGMAIRLPHLNWVLRVSYSRYYQAPPLSTISGPLLEFATAENLGFLPLKGERDEQHEFGLTIPIRSWTADVAYFRTGARNFFDHDVIGDSNIFFPLTIDHVRIRGLETTVRSPRVFKRVDFHLAYSHQSAEATGGVTGGLTDFSPPPDSFFYLDHDQRDTLSTGLTTTMKWRSWLSANFTYGSGFLNGNGPDHLSSYRTIDLSLGKSFGESWSAKVSAMNLTNKRYFIDLSNTFGGSHFANPREISLQVKYRFHY